A single genomic interval of Lynx canadensis isolate LIC74 chromosome A2, mLynCan4.pri.v2, whole genome shotgun sequence harbors:
- the ACTL9 gene encoding actin-like protein 9 has translation MDVNHSGCTKPQPSPEAPRPGANPSSILANETLRQEPPSMVGDRLPPKTGAVVIDMGTGTCKVGFAGQARPAYTVATIVGCQPKKPSSPRQAALETFIGEAARKRPELTLVQPVRNGIVVDWDAAELIWRHLLEHDLRAAPREHPLLFSDPPFSPSTNREKLVEVAFESLRCPATYVASQAVLSVYAHGRVSGLVVDAGHGVTCAAAVFQGYNLPHATERLDLAGTHLTAFLAETLLGPGLPPGQHDLDTVEAIKHRYCYVAPDFLQAQARPERECRQTLRLPDGRTLTLGKELFQCPELLFSPPEMPGLSPAGVPAMAGRSLHKVPPEARADVAQNVLLCGGSSLFPGFEGRFRAELLRRQPPEAHVVVAAQPTRNFSVWRGGSILASLRAFQACWVLREQYEEQGPHIVYRKCY, from the coding sequence ATGGACGTCAACCATTCCGGGTGCACGAagccccagccctccccagagGCCCCCAGGCCTGGCGCGAACCCCAGCTCAATCCTGGCGAACGAGACCCTGCGGCAGGAGCCCCCCAGCATGGTGGGCGACAGGTTGCCACCAAAGACCGGCGCGGTGGTCATCGACATGGGCACAGGCACCTGTAAGGTGGGCTTCGCTGGCCAGGCCCGGCCCGCCTACACCGTGGCCACCATCGTGGGCTGCCAGCCCAAGAAGCCGTCCTCCCCCCGGCAGGCGGCGCTGGAGACTTTCATCGGCGAGGCCGCCCGCAAGCGCCCGGAGCTGACGCTGGTGCAGCCGGTGCGTAACGGCATCGTGGTGGACTGGGACGCCGCCGAGCTCATCTGGCGCCACCTGCTGGAGCACGACCTCCGCGCGGCCCCTCGGGAACACCCGCTGCTGTTCTCCGACCCGCCCTTCAGCCCCAGCACCAACCGCGAGAAGCTGGTGGAGGTGGCCTTCGAGTCGCTGCGCTGCCCCGCCACGTACGTGGCCTCGCAGGCCGTGCTGTCCGTCTACGCGCACGGGCGGGTCAGCGGGCTGGTGGTGGACGCCGGCCACGGCGTCACCTGCGCGGCGGCGGTTTTCCAGGGCTACAACCTGCCGCACGCCACCGAGCGCCTGGACCTGGCGGGCACCCACCTGACCGCCTTCCTGGCGGAGACGCTCCTCGGCCCGGGCCTGCCGCCGGGCCAGCACGACCTGGACACGGTCGAGGCCATCAAGCATCGCTACTGCTACGTGGCCCCCGACTTCCTCCAGGCGCAGGCGCGACCCGAGCGGGAATGCCGCCAGACCCTGAGGCTGCCCGACGGGCGGACGCTCACGCTGGGCAAGGAGCTGTTCCAGTGCCCCGAGCTGCTGTTCAGCCCCCCGGAGATGCCGGGGCTGTCGCCCGCGGGCGTCCCCGCCATGGCCGGACGGAGCCTTCACAAGGTGCCCCCGGAGGCGCGCGCGGACGTGGCCCAGAACGTGCTGCTCTGCGGGGGCTCCTCGCTCTTCCCGGGGTTCGAGGGCCGCTTCAGGGCGGAGCTTTTGCGCCGCCAGCCCCCGGAGGCCCACGTGGTGGTGGCGGCGCAGCCTACCAGAAACTTCTCGGTGTGGAGGGGGGGCTCTATCCTGGCCTCGCTGCGCGCCTTCCAGGCCTGCTGGGTCCTGCGGGAGCAGTACGAAGAGCAGGGACCGCACATCGTCTACCGCAAATGCTACTGA